In one window of Porites lutea chromosome 8, jaPorLute2.1, whole genome shotgun sequence DNA:
- the LOC140946586 gene encoding uncharacterized protein yields METGVHKNEQGNWEMPLPFRRKDLHLPNNRSQAVNRLNGLIRTLKRKPQMAKDYVEFMGKIIEKGHASPVPIEEITKPQSGRVWYLPHFGVYHPKKPTQIRVVFDSSAEYEGVSLNGELLSGPDLMNSLLGVLFRFRRETTAVMCDIEQMFHSFHVDPEHRDFLRFLWYEDNTPGKRIIEYRMNVHLFGNGPSPAVATFGLRKTAADGEEEFGENATEFVHRNFYVDDGLASRPTTKEAIDLVTATQEMLATANLKLHKVVSNSVEVMEAFPAEDRGKGVRDLDLRHDSLPAQRSLGVYWNLEEDTFTFKVCLPEKPFTRRGVLSVVNSIYDPLGLAVPVLLEGKLLLQQLVLLGKKNNKEKALGWDDPLPDTLLSQWQRWRNSLPHLENVSVPRCYHPPGFGTIVRREIHAFSDASKDAIGASIYLRLFNDRGEICTALLFGQSKVAPAQTTSIPRLELCAAVLASQAVNKIVKEIDMEINQITFYTDSKVVLGYIQNESRRFYVYVANRVQTIRKISSPKQWKYIDTSENPADLSTRCLNAQSLKGSDWLTGPSFLRDPNRTAAEDEEDEIPLNRDDPEVRKNTVSLKTQTSKHHGLGADRFSRFSSLRSLQRAIANLIVVIREFKRRKNKSREEIESKISSSKNTKLMRQPTAKELQEAMTVIICAVQSESLSEELKSDRRIAESNEPETVPKSSKLYRLDPFVDNNGILRVGGRLRRATLEFGEKHPVLIPKKNHVADLITRHYHRQVHHQGRQITHGTIRQAGYWLIGGHNTVARELNKCVTCKKLRGPVIQQRMADLPADRTEVAPPFTNVGFDVFGPWMIRSRKTRGGAANSKRWGLVFTCLSSRAIHIELLESMDASSFICALSRFFALRGPVSILRCDRGTNFIGGKSELGDALREMDQRQVKGYVKNHGREWIFNPSHASHFGGAWERQIGTIRHLLEAMFAELGSHQLTHELLVKLMAEVTAIVNARPISAIPTDADEPQPLSPSMLLTMKTRPLGPPPGNFVPPDVYARRRWRRVQYLADQFWIRWRREYLQSMQTRTKWEEPKRNLRTGDIVLVKEEGAYRNDWPIGRISEAIESDDGRVRKAQVEIVRGAAKKTFLRPIKELVLLVPAPAE; encoded by the coding sequence ATGGAGACTGGCGTACATAAAAACGAACAAGGGAACTGGGAAATGCCCCTACCCTTCCGCCGTAAAGATCTTCATTTGCCAAACAATCGGAGTCAAGCAGTCAACCGCTTAAATGGCCTCATCCGCACCTTAAAAAGAAAGCCTCAGATGGCAAAAGACTACGTGGAGTTCATGGGGAAGATCATCGAAAAAGGCCACGCCTCCCCGGTACCAATAGAAGAAATTACTAAGCCCCAGTCCGGTCGGGTGTGGTACCTTCCGCACTTTGGGGTTTACCACCCGAAGAAACCAACTCAAATCAGAGTGGTCTTTGACTCTTCAGCCGAATACGAAGGTGTGTCGCTGAACGGAGAGCTGTTATCGGGTCCAGATCTCATGAACAGCCTGTTAGGAGTTCTATTTCGCTTTCGGAGGGAGACAACAGCTGTCATGTGTGACATAGAGCAGATGTTCCATTCCTTTCACGTTGATCCAGAGCACAGAGACTTCCTTCGTTTTCTCTGGTACGAAGACAATACACCCGGCAAACGGATAATAGAGTACCGAATGAATGTTCACCTCTTTGGAAATGGACCAAGCCCAGCAGTTGCTACGTTTGGTTTAAGAAAGACCGCAGCTGACGGCGAGGAGGAGTTTGGAGAAAATGCAACCGAATTTGTGCATCGTAACTTCTACGTTGACGACGGCTTGGCATCACGGCCCACTACCAAAGAAGCAATCGATCTTGTCACCGCGACTCAAGAAATGTTAGCCACCGCTAACCTAAAGCTTCATAAGGTCGTATCCAACTCAGTTGAAGTCATGGAGGCGTTCCCAGCCGAAGACAGAGGAAAGGGAGTACGAGATCTAGATCTTCGGCACGATAGCCTTCCCGCACAACGCTCTCTAGGAGTCTACTGGAACCTTGAGGAAGACACCTTCACGTTCAAGGTCTGCCTTCCCGAAAAGCCATTCACGCGAAGAGGAGTACTATCGGTCGTGAATTCAATTTATGATCCACTAGGCCTCGCAGTGCCAGTCCTACTTGAAGGGAAGTTATTGCTTCAGCAGCTAGTACTCTTggggaagaaaaacaataaggaAAAAGCATTAGGATGGGACGACCCTCTACCAGACACGCTATTGTCGCAGTGGCAAcgttggagaaattcgcttcctCATTTGGAGAACGTTTCAGTACCCCGCTGCTACCACCCACCTGGTTTCGGGACAATCGTAAGAAGAGAAATTCACGCCTTTTCGGACGCCAGCAAGGACGCGATTGGAGCTTCAATTTACCTAAGACTCTTTAACGATAGAGGAGAAATCTGCACGGCCTTGCTCTTCGGTCAATCAAAGGTAGCACCTGCTCAGACCACAAGCATCCCCCGCCTAGAGTTGTGTGCCGCTGTCCTTGCCTCGCAAGCAGTAAACAAGATCGTAAAGGAGATAGACATGGAGATTAACCAGATCACCTTTTACACGGACTCAAAGGTCGTCCTCGGTTACATCCAAAACGAGAGCCGGAGGTTCTATGTTTACGTCGCTAACCGTGTACAAACAATCCGGAAGATTTCCAGCCCCAAGCAGTGGAAGTATATCGATACGAGCGAGAACCCTGCAGACCTGAGTACACGTTGCCTGAATGCGCAAAGTCTCAAAGGATCGGATTGGTTAACCGGACCAAGCTTCTTAAGAGACCCAAACAGAACAGCAGCAGAAGATGAAGAGGACGAGATTCCACTAAATAGGGACGATCCGGAAGTACGAAAGAACACCGTGAGCCTGAAAACGCAAACCAGCAAACACCATGGTCTTGGAGCAGACAGGTTCTCACGATTTTCGAGCCTTCGTTCCTTGCAACGTGCAATCGCAAATTTGATAGTAGTTATCAGGGAGTTCAAACGGAGAAAGAACAAGAGTCGGGAAGAGATTGAGTCGAAAATATCAAGCAGCAAGAACACAAAACTGATGCGGCAGCCAACAGCAAAGGAACTTCAGGAGGCCATGACAGTAATAATTTGCGCCGTACAAAGTGAAAGCCTTTCAGAAGAATTGAAGTCAGACCGAAGGATTGCAGAGAGCAACGAACCGGAGACTGTTCCAAAGAGTTCGAAGCTGTACCGTTTAGACCCCTTTGTGGATAATAATGGTATTCTACGAGTCGGCGGCCGTCTTCGACGCGCTACTTTAGAGTTTGGAGAAAAGCACCCCGTTCTGATACCGAAGAAAAACCACGTTGCTGATCTGATAACACGTCACTACCACAGACAAGTCCACCACCAAGGTCGTCAGATTACGCACGGTACCATCCGCCAAGCTGGGTACTGGTTGATTGGAGGCCACAATACTGTAGCACGGGAGTTAAACAAGTGTGTTACATGCAAGAAATTGAGAGGACCAGTGATACAACAGCGTATGGCCGACCTACCAGCAGACAGAACAGAAGTAGCCCCTCCCTTCACAAACGTTGGGTTCGACGTTTTCGGCCCCTGGATGATACGTTCTAGGAAGACACGCGGAGGCGCAGCCAACTCCAAACGCTGGGGACTAGTGTTCACTTGTCTAAGTAGCAGAGCGATCCACATCGAACTACTGGAGTCCATGGATGCTAGTTCCTTCATCTGCGCTCTGAGCAGATTCTTTGCACTTCGCGGTCCTGTTTCCATTCTCAGGTGCGATCGGGGTACCAATTTCATTGGTGGAAAGTCGGAGCTGGGAGACGCCCTGAGAGAGATGGACCAACGTCAAGTGAAAGGCTACGTAAAGAACCATGGGCGCGAGTGGATCTTCAACCCATCACATGCCTCACATTTTGGTGGCGCTTGGGAGCGCCAGATAGGCACCATTCGCCATCTATTAGAAGCGATGTTTGCGGAGCTTGGCAGTCATCAACTTACACACGAACTACTCGTAAAGCTTATGGCAGAGGTGACCGCGATAGTCAACGCCCGCCCTATATCTGCTATACCAACAGATGCAGATGAACCTCAACCGCTGTCACCCTCTATGCTTTTGACTATGAAGACACGCCCACTTGGCCCGCCACCTGGCAACTTTGTTCCACCTGACGTCTACGCACGACGCCGTTGGAGACGTGTCCAGTACCTCGCGGACCAATTCTGGATACGATGGAGGCGCGAGTACCTTCAAAGCATGCAGACCAGGACCAAGTGGGAGGAGCCGAAGAGAAATCTACGCACAGGAGACATAGTTCTTGTAAAAGAGGAGGGAGCTTACAGAAATGACTGGCCCATCGGAAGAATTTCAGAAGCCATTGAGAGTGATGACGGACGAGTAAGAAAGGCCCAAGTTGAGATAGTGAGAGGCGCTGCAAAGAAGACGTTTCTGCGACCAATTAAGGAGCTTGTCCTTCTGGTACCCGCACCAGCGGAGTAG